Proteins from a single region of Pseudomonas sp. BSw22131:
- the tcyL gene encoding cystine ABC transporter permease: protein MIESFLQLFWESLPFLLKGMMYTIPLSLGSMVFGLSLGFGLALMRLSRLIVLRGIARVYVSFFRGTPLLVQLFMIYYGLPQLGIELDPIPAALIGLSLNMGAYACEILRSAISSVDRGQWEAGASIGMTRAQIMRRAILPQAARTALPPLGNSFISLVKDTAQAATIQVPELFRQAQLISSRTFEIFSMYLTVALMYWVLSTILSHFQNRLETRVNRHDVES from the coding sequence ATGATTGAATCGTTTCTCCAGCTCTTCTGGGAATCATTGCCGTTCCTGCTCAAGGGGATGATGTACACCATTCCCTTGAGCCTGGGCAGCATGGTTTTCGGCCTGTCGCTGGGCTTCGGCCTGGCGTTGATGCGGCTGTCGCGGCTAATCGTTCTGCGCGGTATTGCACGGGTTTACGTGTCGTTCTTTCGCGGTACGCCGCTGCTTGTACAGCTGTTCATGATCTATTACGGCCTGCCGCAGTTGGGGATCGAGCTTGACCCGATTCCCGCTGCGCTGATCGGTTTATCGCTGAACATGGGCGCCTACGCCTGCGAAATTCTGCGTTCAGCCATCTCCTCGGTAGACCGTGGTCAGTGGGAAGCAGGCGCCAGCATCGGCATGACCCGAGCGCAGATCATGCGTCGGGCAATCCTGCCGCAAGCAGCGCGTACTGCATTGCCACCGCTGGGCAACAGCTTCATTTCGCTGGTCAAGGATACCGCGCAGGCCGCCACGATCCAGGTGCCCGAACTGTTCCGTCAGGCGCAGCTGATTTCATCGCGCACGTTCGAAATCTTCTCGATGTACCTCACCGTTGCGCTGATGTACTGGGTGCTGTCGACCATCCTGTCGCATTTCCAGAACCGGCTCGAAACCAGGGTCAATCGCCATGACGTGGAGTCCTGA